The following are from one region of the Actinoplanes sp. L3-i22 genome:
- a CDS encoding TetR/AcrR family transcriptional regulator, with protein MSAEQQTTGRPRAFDEQAVLHRAAEVFWRHGYDGTSLRALTDAMGINRPSLYATFGSKEQLFKRAFDRYHDTQVATARAALDQPSAFASIEAFLRSSADGLTADGKPAGCFSIQGGLACSPENARISEALAAGRAATEAALRERLSRAAAEGDLPAGVDPAALARFVMALSEGHAVHAGAGASRADLHASVDIAMRVLARSEQ; from the coding sequence GTGAGCGCCGAACAGCAGACCACCGGACGACCGCGGGCCTTCGACGAGCAGGCTGTCCTGCACCGCGCCGCCGAGGTCTTCTGGCGGCACGGCTACGACGGCACGTCGCTGCGCGCGCTGACCGACGCGATGGGCATCAACCGCCCCAGCCTGTATGCCACTTTCGGCAGCAAGGAGCAGCTGTTCAAGCGGGCCTTCGACCGCTATCACGACACCCAGGTGGCCACCGCCCGCGCCGCACTCGACCAGCCCAGCGCGTTCGCGTCCATCGAGGCGTTCCTGCGCTCCAGCGCCGACGGTCTCACCGCCGACGGCAAACCCGCCGGCTGCTTCTCCATCCAGGGCGGCCTGGCCTGCTCCCCGGAGAACGCGCGCATCTCCGAGGCGTTGGCCGCCGGCCGCGCCGCCACCGAGGCCGCGCTGCGGGAGCGCCTGTCCCGCGCGGCCGCTGAGGGCGACCTCCCGGCCGGCGTCGACCCCGCTGCGCTGGCCCGCTTCGTCATGGCGCTCAGCGAAGGCCATGCCGTCCACGCGGGCGCCGGTGCCAGCCGCGCCGACCTGCACGCCTCGGTCGACATCGCCATGCGCGTGCTGGCCCGAAGCGAACAGTGA
- a CDS encoding BTAD domain-containing putative transcriptional regulator, with protein MDETLGQGGFGALLRTSRRAAGLSQQCLADRVGLSVAAIRDLEQGRTRRPQRDSVDAIVAVLCLTGDTEMTLRRAAEETGTVHPVRVRVLGPLRVSRGTADVAVGRSMRRAVLGRLALSANTPVSPSDLTDVLWGGRIPPDPRHALHTYLSRLRTALRSGPDDIISRTSGGYQLNLADGRLDLADFRRRIGQARAAEPVRALDLLDDALALWRGSPLSDVAQLRDHPLVTAVVEERIAATLRFADLALASGQAGRCLPRLRELASTSPLHEPVHARLIAALAAGSLQASALQAYAEIRRRLVEELGIEPGPELVQAHRRVLRQESPPPARAADDRPALLPADIARLDDMLATDRHPPAIVITAVSGTAGVGKTALAVHWAHRVRHRFPDGQLYVNLRGYDDGGQTMDPGEALRGFLYALGVAAERIPEGVQAQAGLYRSVLAGRRMLVVLDNARDAEQVRPLLPGDAGIVVVTSRSQLTGLVAVDGARPLTLDVLSAGEARELLAARLGAAAADTDRAAVARIVGACARLPLALTLAAARVQVTGFPLAAVAAELADSSRLLDVLDAGDRMGQIRAVFSCSYAALSPAAARMFLLLGLHPGPEISAAAAASLAAGTAPEALALLAELTRASLLSEPFPGRFVIHDLLRAYAHEQARARLADGDRDQSVRRLLAHYLHTAHAADRQLNPYRDPVVLPAPPPAVVTEQHADPAAALVWFGREHAGLLAAIRYAADHDRPAACWQLAWAIATYLDRRGHWQDWTVVARLALDAADAHGDRLGRAHASAGLGRAHGWLGRHDDAIAEFERALAGFTEIGDRVGQATVHSHLAWLLDRWDRHQEAYDRIRQALHCYEQAGVRPGVADALARLGYHEAKVGRPRAALDKSLRGLALHRRLGNQRGEAITLAMVANIHQYLDEVENAVSYYERSADLLHHAGERYYEGRCLAALGDTYRDSGRLTDARVAWQRALDILTDLRHPEGDVVRAKLRHSRQSIHL; from the coding sequence GTGGACGAGACCTTGGGTCAGGGCGGGTTCGGCGCGCTGCTGCGTACCTCGCGCCGGGCGGCCGGGCTGAGCCAGCAATGCCTGGCCGATCGGGTCGGCCTCAGCGTGGCGGCGATTCGCGACCTGGAGCAGGGGCGAACCAGGAGACCGCAGCGAGATTCGGTGGACGCGATCGTCGCCGTCCTGTGCCTGACCGGCGACACCGAGATGACACTGCGCCGGGCCGCCGAGGAGACCGGCACTGTCCACCCGGTACGGGTACGCGTGCTGGGACCGTTGCGGGTGAGCCGCGGCACGGCCGACGTGGCGGTGGGGCGCAGCATGCGCCGGGCCGTGCTGGGCCGGCTCGCGCTGTCGGCCAACACCCCGGTCTCCCCCTCGGACCTGACCGACGTGCTGTGGGGTGGCCGGATCCCACCCGACCCGAGACACGCGTTGCACACGTACCTGTCGCGGCTGCGCACGGCGTTGCGGTCCGGGCCGGACGACATCATCAGCCGGACCTCCGGCGGGTACCAGCTCAACCTCGCCGACGGCCGGCTCGACCTGGCCGACTTCCGCCGGCGGATCGGCCAGGCGCGTGCCGCCGAGCCGGTCCGGGCCCTCGATCTGTTGGACGACGCGCTGGCGCTCTGGCGCGGCAGCCCGCTCTCCGACGTCGCGCAGTTGCGCGATCATCCGCTCGTCACCGCCGTGGTCGAGGAGCGGATCGCGGCGACCCTGCGCTTCGCCGACCTGGCCCTCGCGTCCGGGCAGGCCGGCCGGTGCCTGCCCCGCCTGCGCGAGCTCGCCTCCACGAGCCCGCTGCACGAGCCGGTGCACGCCCGGCTCATCGCCGCCCTCGCGGCCGGCAGTCTTCAGGCCTCCGCGCTCCAGGCGTACGCCGAGATCCGCCGCCGGCTCGTCGAGGAGCTGGGGATCGAACCAGGGCCGGAGCTGGTGCAGGCGCATCGCCGGGTCCTGCGCCAGGAGTCCCCGCCCCCGGCGCGGGCTGCCGATGATCGGCCCGCCCTGCTTCCCGCCGACATCGCCCGGCTCGACGACATGCTCGCCACCGACCGGCACCCTCCGGCCATCGTGATCACCGCGGTGTCCGGTACGGCCGGGGTGGGAAAGACCGCTCTGGCGGTGCACTGGGCGCATCGCGTGCGGCACCGCTTCCCGGACGGCCAGCTGTACGTGAACCTGCGCGGCTACGACGACGGCGGACAGACGATGGACCCGGGCGAGGCGCTGCGCGGTTTCCTGTACGCGCTGGGCGTGGCCGCCGAGCGGATCCCGGAGGGCGTGCAGGCCCAGGCCGGCCTCTACCGCAGCGTGCTGGCCGGCCGGCGGATGCTGGTCGTGCTGGACAACGCCCGCGATGCCGAGCAGGTACGCCCGCTGCTGCCGGGTGACGCCGGCATCGTGGTGGTGACCAGCCGCAGCCAGCTGACCGGCCTGGTCGCCGTGGACGGCGCCCGCCCGCTCACCCTCGACGTGTTGTCCGCCGGGGAGGCCCGCGAGCTGCTGGCGGCCCGGCTGGGAGCCGCGGCCGCCGACACCGACCGGGCCGCGGTCGCCCGGATCGTCGGCGCCTGCGCCCGGCTGCCCCTCGCGCTGACCCTCGCGGCTGCCCGCGTACAGGTCACCGGCTTTCCCCTGGCCGCGGTCGCCGCCGAGCTCGCGGACTCGAGCCGCCTGCTCGACGTGCTGGACGCGGGCGACCGGATGGGTCAGATCCGCGCGGTGTTCTCCTGCTCGTACGCGGCCCTCAGCCCGGCGGCGGCGCGGATGTTCCTGCTGCTCGGCCTGCATCCGGGCCCGGAGATCTCGGCCGCCGCCGCGGCCAGCCTGGCCGCCGGGACAGCGCCCGAGGCCCTCGCGCTGCTGGCCGAGCTGACCCGCGCCAGCCTGCTCAGCGAGCCCTTTCCCGGCCGGTTCGTCATCCACGACCTGCTGCGGGCGTACGCCCACGAGCAGGCCCGGGCCCGGCTCGCCGACGGCGACCGGGACCAGAGCGTCCGCCGCCTGCTGGCGCATTACCTGCACACCGCGCACGCCGCGGACCGGCAGCTCAACCCGTACCGGGATCCGGTCGTCCTGCCGGCGCCGCCGCCGGCGGTGGTGACCGAGCAGCACGCCGATCCGGCGGCCGCGCTGGTCTGGTTCGGGCGGGAGCACGCCGGTCTGCTCGCCGCGATCCGGTACGCGGCCGACCACGACCGGCCCGCCGCCTGCTGGCAGCTCGCCTGGGCCATCGCCACCTATCTCGACCGGCGCGGGCACTGGCAGGACTGGACCGTTGTCGCGCGCCTGGCCCTCGACGCCGCCGACGCGCACGGCGACCGGCTCGGGCGGGCACACGCGTCGGCCGGGCTGGGCCGCGCTCACGGATGGCTCGGCCGCCACGACGACGCCATCGCCGAGTTCGAGCGCGCCCTGGCGGGCTTCACCGAGATCGGCGACCGGGTCGGGCAGGCCACCGTCCACAGCCACCTGGCCTGGCTGCTGGACAGATGGGACCGGCACCAGGAGGCGTACGACCGCATCCGCCAGGCGCTGCACTGCTACGAGCAGGCCGGCGTCCGGCCCGGCGTGGCCGACGCGCTGGCCCGGCTGGGTTATCACGAGGCCAAGGTGGGCCGGCCCCGGGCGGCGCTCGACAAGTCCCTGCGGGGGTTGGCGCTGCACCGGCGGCTGGGCAACCAGCGCGGGGAGGCCATCACGCTGGCCATGGTCGCCAACATCCACCAGTACCTCGACGAGGTCGAGAACGCCGTGTCCTACTACGAACGCTCCGCCGACCTGCTGCATCACGCCGGCGAGCGCTACTACGAGGGCCGGTGTCTCGCCGCGCTGGGCGACACCTACCGCGACAGCGGCCGCCTGACCGACGCCCGGGTCGCCTGGCAGCGTGCCCTGGACATCCTCACCGACCTACGCCATCCCGAAGGGGATGTCGTACGCGCCAAACTCCGGCATTCCCGCCAGTCCATCCATCTCTGA
- a CDS encoding RICIN domain-containing protein — MLAIIIALAGLAIVPATAAQAATACSTYGSYWNRGPFFYAGLSASNAQGRAVVIDQASPYQTVAPGYVHMWHSNGPTNNQRWCLGTHQNNDLSYSYQVRNLQTGLCLDVQDDNQYAGDPVWMWTCKSLSDSTVGSQLWGIRKYGSASTPNGAQTVYNFRTYSDYYCLDVKDYGTADGSALQIWNCLDAGNQLFY, encoded by the coding sequence TTGCTGGCCATCATCATCGCGCTCGCCGGGCTCGCCATCGTCCCGGCGACGGCGGCGCAGGCGGCCACCGCTTGCAGCACCTACGGCTCGTACTGGAATCGCGGTCCCTTCTTCTACGCGGGCCTGTCCGCCAGCAACGCCCAGGGGCGGGCGGTGGTGATCGACCAGGCTTCGCCGTACCAGACCGTCGCACCCGGCTACGTGCACATGTGGCACTCCAACGGCCCGACGAACAACCAGCGGTGGTGCCTCGGAACCCATCAGAACAACGATCTCTCGTACTCGTATCAGGTGCGCAATCTCCAAACCGGCCTGTGCCTGGACGTGCAGGACGACAACCAGTACGCCGGTGACCCGGTGTGGATGTGGACGTGCAAGTCGCTGTCCGACTCCACGGTCGGAAGCCAGTTGTGGGGAATCAGGAAGTACGGCAGCGCCAGTACGCCGAACGGTGCCCAGACGGTCTACAACTTCCGCACCTACAGCGACTACTACTGCCTCGACGTGAAGGACTACGGGACCGCCGACGGCAGCGCCCTGCAGATCTGGAACTGCCTGGACGCGGGCAACCAGCTGTTCTACTGA